A section of the Paramisgurnus dabryanus chromosome 4, PD_genome_1.1, whole genome shotgun sequence genome encodes:
- the LOC135760516 gene encoding B-cell receptor CD22-like — translation MLEFRYIRSRMALLPLIFLLMIQGDYSADDEWGVNYSSSSICALKGSTVIINCTYKYPTGRQITKVFWTNTDVRQPNKDFPDLSEDSKYSQRFKYLGDKQHNCTMRLTDVRQTDSHEYFFRFTTYKADGKWLGKPGVTLNITDLQVESSGERVTEGHSVTLTCKSRCSLTDRSTFIWFKYTQSLSERTDRNNQLILQSVRREDAGNYSCAVQGHKLTSPHQYLNVIYAPDNPVISVNPSGEIVEGDSVNLTCSSDANPPVHEYNWFKENKTVASGQTYIISKIRSDHSGKYKCKSSNELGQKYSAVTLNVLYSPKNVTASISGSGEIMEGDSVTLTCSSESNPPVQIYTWFKENETSSVGSGQTYSITNINSSHSGWFYCEAQNEVGSQRSAAVSVTVLHSYYNLLLGISLGCGALFIVVIIIILFIMRKQKDAKTEDAAGNQQGDFYSNVHASESAHCDDHYSSVTPKGHRTDQTSAGKTPESGDPEEIQYASVHHQAIKEMKSSEEIENPYDNIRNYKPDAAVRSNVEETSVIYSSVK, via the exons ATGCTTGAGTTCAGATACATCAGATCCCG AATGGCTCTTCTTCCTCTAATCTTTCTGCTCATGATTCAGG GAGATTATAGTGCTGATGATGAGTGGGGTGTGAATTACAGCTCTTCATCCATCTGTGCACTAAAGGGTTCAACAGTGataataaactgcacttataAATACCCTACTGGACGTCAGATCACGAAAGTGTTCTGGACCAACACTGATGTTAGACAACCAAATAAGGATTTTCCAGATCTGTCTGAGGACTCTAAATACAGTCAGAGGTTTAAGTATCTGGGAGATAAACAACACAACTGCACCATGAGACTGACTGATGTGAGACAGACAGATTCACACGAATACTTTTTCAGATTTACTACTTATAAAGCTGATGGGAAATGGCTTGGAAAACCTGGAGTGACTCTTAATATCACAG ATCTTCAGGTGGAGTCTTCAGGTGAGAGAGTGACAGAGGGACATTCAGTGACTcttacatgtaaaagcagatgCAGTCTGACTGACAGATCAACATTCATCTGGTTTAAATACACACAGTCATTAAGTGAGAGAACAGACAGAAACAATCAACTCATCCTGCAGTCAGTAAGAAGAGAGGATGCAGGCAACTATAGCTGTGCTGTACAGGGACACAAACTCACATCACCTCATCAATATCTCAATGTCATCT ATGCTCCAGACAATCCTGTAATCTCTGTCAATCCATCTGGTGAAATAGTGGAGGGTGATTCAGTGAATCTGACCTGTAGCAGTGATGCAAATCCACCTGTTCATGAGTACAACTGGTTTAAGGAGAATAAAACTGTTGCATCTGGCCAAACCTACATCATCTCAAAGATCAGATCAGATCACAGTGGAAAATACAAGTGCAAATCAAGTAATGAACTTGGACAAAAATATTCAGCAGTGACATTAAATGTCTTGT aTTCTCCAAAGAATGTGACAGCATCCATCAGTGGATCTGGTGAAATAATGGAGGGTGATTCAGTGACTCTGACCTGCAGCAGTGAATCAAATCCACCTGTTCAGATCTACACCTGGTTTAAGGAGAATGAAACATCATCTGTTGGATCTGGACAGACGTACAGCATCACTAACATTAACTCCAGTCACAGTGGATGGTTTTACTGTGAGGCTCAGAATGAAGTCGGATCTCAGAGATCTGCTGCTGTTTCAGTTAcag TGCTTCATAGTTATTATAATCTACTTCTTGGGATCTCATTGGGATGCGGAGCATTATTTATTGTCGTCATCataataattttgtttataat GAGAAAACAAAAAGATGCCAAAACCGAAGATGCTGCTGGGAATCAGCAG GGTGACTTCTATAGCAACGTTCATGCTTCTGAATCAGCCCATTGTGATGATCACTACAGCAGTGTTACACCCAAGGGACACAGAACAGATCAGACATCTGCAGGAAAAACTCCTGAATCTGGAGATCCAGAGGAGATCCAGTACGCAAGTGTCCACCATCAAGCGATCAAAGAGATGAAGAGTTCAGAAGAGATTGAAAACCCATATGACAATATTAGAAATTACAAACCTGATGCTGCTGTGAG ATCAAATGTGGAGGAGACTTCAGTGATCTACAGCAGTGTAAAATGA